TCTTCGTCATAGCAATTGACCCCTCTCATGATCTTGTCAATATTGAGGCGACCATAGATTCCCTCTAGGATCATGCATCTCTTACAATGTCTACTTTCGACCATTTCTCTCGCCTCCACAGTTACAGCTTTTGTTCCTTATTCATTTAACCTCGAGGTCTCGACCGAAGGGCCCCCCAGCAATGATGTCGCCCGCCGTTTCGTGCCATGGAAATTACTGCTGGACGACTCATACAACAATCACGGGTCCTCTTCAAATGGTGTCTCTTTAACGTTGGACCTCAAAAAATTCCCTGTCCGCCGTGATAACAAATACAAAGTTGTCCTGGCCGATGAACCTACAACACCCAACACTGCCGCTCTTAACCAGGAGGGCCTCGATTACTCTTACTTTGCTACGGTCAGGGTCGGCTCTCAAGGCCAGCAGATGTGGTTGGTTCTGGATACGGGGGGACCTAATACTTGGGTCTTTGGCTCAGACTGCACGACTGTTGCCTGTCAGCGACACGAAACATTCGGCGAAGCCGCTTCAAAGTCTCTCAAGTTATTACCGCTGAACTGGGCTGTCGGGTATGGGACAGGATTGGTCAGCGGCGTCCTTGGGACTGACAGTCTCTCACTTGCTGGTTTGGATGTAAATATGACATTTGGCTTGGCCAAAAATGCTTCCACCGATTTTGAATCTTATCCCGTGGATGGTATTCTGGGCTTGGGACGATCGGCTAATAGCAATTTTAACACTCCATCGTTCATGGAAACCGTCGCGACGCAGCGCCTTCTCAAATCCAATATTATCGGATTCAGCTTCTCTCGCAACTCGGATGGTGCCAGAGATGGAGCGGCGAATTTTGGTGACCTGGATACCACCAGGTTCACGGGTGATATTGTCTACACGAACACAACTGGAGATAGCAATAACTGGAGGATACCCTTGGACGATGCCAGTGTGAATGGTACGCCTTGTCGTTTCGTCAATAAGACCGCCGTCATCGACACTGGCACATCGTACGCCATGCTTCCCCCGAAAGACGCTACAGTGTTGCACAACCTCATTCCTGGTGCAGTCACGACCTCACACGGGCAGAATTTCACACTGCCGTGCAACTCGACGGCAGTAGTGCAAGTGAGCTTCTCGGGCCTTAGCTACAACATCTCCCCCAAGGATTACGTCGGACCAGCATACGGTTCAGCGTGCTTGTCCACTATTGTGGGACAAGCCTTGTACGGAGACGACGTGTGGCTCTTGGGCGATGTGTTCTTGAAGAACGTCTATTCTGTGTTCGACTATGACAATCATAGAATTGGCTTCGCAAATCGTTCTGTTCCCATTGCCTCACCAACCACTACGGTCGCTGCAGCCGCGAACCCTTCTGCAACAGACGGAGCTGGGTCGACTTTGACTGGCTCCATGGCAGTCCATACTGGGAGTGCGTCTATTGTATCCCGATTTGTCCACTGGCCCTTTATTTTCGCACTTCTTTGCATGGTGTTGGTGTAGCCACGCTCCACCACACCAAATCTGCTTCTTTCGATACCAGCTTATATACATTTCATCATTCTATACATTACCATATTACCAGCTACGCATTGATGGGTCTTTTATTACTTACCCAGCTTAAGCATGACTGCACATTTTCTCAAACGCTTTTTCGAAGGGGTACTTCGACCACGCTATAAAACATACTGTCTTTCTAATCCAGACGTTTTACTGATGGCATGAGTGGTTCCTAGAGTACCATCTGTAATATAACAGATGGCATTACCAGAGTCTCCCAGTGTTTGAGCTGCGAATGAGCTCAATGTACATGCACTTTCCAAAATGGTCTCCAAATTTTGAACGCACGTATAGGCAAAACATATCAGAGAACCTTGCCCGGTATGTAGGTATACGACCTGGGATAGGACTCTAATAAATGATCAGCGGCCGTGCCTTTCTTCACTGAGCTCGACATACCTAGTATCGACTTATCAAAGTCTTTGATACTATTGAATCCTCCAACTCCCATTAAGATATCGAAATCTGCCAGGAGTGACTTCATGACATGGCGCACGCCTTCCTCGCCCATGATACTGAGCCCCCAAACCCAAAGACGACCGACAAAGACGAATTTTGCGCCCAGCGCCAGCGCTTTGACGACGTCGCTTGCACCCCGGACTCCAGAGTCATACATGATGTAAATCTGGTCACCCACCGCGTCGACAATATTCTCCAGCGCATCAAGGCTAGCGATCGCACCATCAACCTGGCGGCCGGCATGGTTGCTCACCACGATCCCGTCAACACCGTACTCGACGCACTTTCTCGCGTCCGCGACGGACTGGATCCCTTTGATGACGAACGGCCGACCACCGGAGATGGACTTCCACTTCCCGATCAGCCAGGGGATGGTGTCCCAGGACCAGGCCCGGCCATGCCAGACGGAGTCGATCCACTTGGTCGAAGCGGCCACGACGTCTTTTTCAATGTCGATGCCGGCCTCTTGACAGCGCTTCTGGAACACAGGGTCCGTTAGCCCCAGATCAGCGCCAATGCCGCGGTAAAACGCGTAATTCGAGTTGGCGACATCGTCGTGCCGCCAGCCGAGCTGCCATGTATCCGTCGTGAGCACCAGTACGTCGAATCCGGACTTCCAGGCCCGGTTGAGCAGTGACAGCATCAGCTCCTCATCGTGAGGCATGTACAACTGGTAAAAACGCGGGCCTGATCCGTTCGCCTCGCCGACCTTCTCAATTGGCGTACTGCCGGCTGTGGAGAGGCAGTACGGGAGATTGAGCTCGTGCGCGACCTTGGCGACGGCGACTTCAGCGGCAGGATGGTAGATCTTGTTGATGCCAATTGGGGCAAACCCTATGGGTGCCGAGACCTTGTGGCCGAAGATCTCCGTTGTTGTGTCGCGGAGGTTGGTGTCGACAAGCTGCCGGGGGACAATGCGGTGGCGGTAGAAGGCTTGTCGGTTGGCTAGGTGGGTATTGGACATGCCTGCATTCGAGGAAGCATAGTACCTGTGAAGTGCCTTAGTATCTGGCTTATCCATCGAGACCCGGCCTTGCGGACATACCAGCCGCCTTGGCTGAGCTTTTCACGGGCTAGC
The Aspergillus fumigatus Af293 chromosome 4, whole genome shotgun sequence DNA segment above includes these coding regions:
- the ctsD gene encoding pepsin-like aspartic protease — encoded protein: MHLLQCLLSTISLASTVTAFVPYSFNLEVSTEGPPSNDVARRFVPWKLLLDDSYNNHGSSSNGVSLTLDLKKFPVRRDNKYKVVLADEPTTPNTAALNQEGLDYSYFATVRVGSQGQQMWLVLDTGGPNTWVFGSDCTTVACQRHETFGEAASKSLKLLPLNWAVGYGTGLVSGVLGTDSLSLAGLDVNMTFGLAKNASTDFESYPVDGILGLGRSANSNFNTPSFMETVATQRLLKSNIIGFSFSRNSDGARDGAANFGDLDTTRFTGDIVYTNTTGDSNNWRIPLDDASVNGTPCRFVNKTAVIDTGTSYAMLPPKDATVLHNLIPGAVTTSHGQNFTLPCNSTAVVQVSFSGLSYNISPKDYVGPAYGSACLSTIVGQALYGDDVWLLGDVFLKNVYSVFDYDNHRIGFANRSVPIASPTTTVAAAANPSATDGAGSTLTGSMAVHTGSASIVSRFVHWPFIFALLCMVLV